A region of Burkholderiales bacterium JOSHI_001 DNA encodes the following proteins:
- a CDS encoding CTP synthase (PFAM: Glutamine amidotransferase class-I; CTP synthase N-terminus~TIGRFAM: CTP synthase), which produces MTKFVFVTGGVVSSLGKGIASASLAAILESRGLKVTLIKLDPYLNVDPGTMSPFQHGEVFVTDDGAETDLDLGHYERFITTRMKRSNNFTSGQIYKSVLEKERRGDYLGKTVQVIPHVTNEIQEFVKRGAGLGTADEAQVAIVEIGGTVGDIESLPFLEAVRQMSLKMGPTNTAFVHLTYVPWIATAGELKTKPTQHTVQKLREIGIQADVLLCRADRPIPDDEREKISLFTNVVQHGVISMWDADTIYAVPRMLHEQGLDEQICMKLQLLTKPADLKRWDYLVREVEHPQTTVTIAMCGKYTDLSDSYKSLNEALRHAGIHHHAQVRIEYVDSETLTPATVGQLAQYDAVLVPGGFGKRGIEGKINAVQFAREHRLPYLGICLGMQVATIEYARHVAGLEGANSTEFEPATPHPVIALIDEWQDRDGSVQRRDANSDLGGTMRLGAQSSDVKPGTLAHKIYGAVVTERHRHRYEANEKYLDTLQKSGLVISAITQREKLTEMVELPQGQHPWFVGVQFHPEFKSTPWDGHPLFISYIEAALKHKHEREGAVQKVAA; this is translated from the coding sequence ATGACCAAGTTCGTCTTCGTCACCGGTGGCGTGGTGTCCTCGCTGGGCAAGGGCATCGCGTCGGCCTCGCTGGCCGCGATTCTGGAGTCGCGGGGCCTCAAAGTCACCCTCATCAAGCTCGATCCCTACCTGAATGTGGATCCGGGCACCATGTCGCCCTTCCAGCACGGCGAGGTCTTCGTCACCGACGACGGTGCCGAGACCGACCTGGACCTGGGCCACTATGAACGCTTCATCACCACGCGGATGAAGCGCAGCAACAACTTCACCAGCGGCCAGATCTACAAGAGCGTGCTGGAGAAGGAACGCCGCGGCGACTACCTCGGCAAGACGGTGCAGGTGATCCCGCACGTCACCAACGAGATCCAGGAATTCGTCAAGCGCGGCGCCGGTCTGGGCACGGCCGACGAGGCCCAGGTGGCCATCGTGGAAATCGGCGGCACGGTGGGCGACATCGAAAGCCTGCCCTTCCTGGAAGCGGTGCGCCAGATGAGCCTGAAGATGGGGCCCACCAACACCGCCTTCGTGCACCTGACCTACGTGCCCTGGATCGCCACCGCGGGCGAGTTGAAGACCAAGCCCACCCAGCACACGGTGCAGAAGCTGCGCGAGATCGGCATCCAGGCCGACGTGCTGCTGTGCCGCGCCGACCGCCCGATTCCCGACGATGAGCGCGAAAAGATCTCGCTGTTCACCAACGTCGTGCAGCATGGCGTCATCAGCATGTGGGACGCCGACACCATCTACGCCGTGCCGCGCATGCTGCACGAGCAGGGGCTGGACGAGCAGATCTGCATGAAGTTGCAGTTGCTGACCAAGCCGGCCGACCTGAAGCGCTGGGACTATCTCGTGCGCGAGGTGGAACACCCGCAGACCACGGTCACCATCGCGATGTGCGGCAAGTACACCGACCTGTCGGACTCCTACAAGTCGCTCAACGAAGCGCTGCGCCACGCCGGCATCCACCACCATGCGCAGGTGCGCATCGAGTACGTGGATTCGGAAACCCTCACGCCCGCCACCGTGGGCCAGCTGGCCCAGTACGACGCGGTGCTGGTGCCCGGGGGCTTCGGCAAGCGCGGCATCGAAGGCAAGATCAACGCCGTGCAGTTCGCGCGCGAACACCGCCTGCCCTATCTCGGCATCTGCCTGGGCATGCAGGTGGCCACCATCGAATACGCGCGCCACGTGGCGGGCCTGGAAGGCGCCAACTCCACCGAGTTCGAACCCGCCACGCCGCACCCGGTCATCGCCCTCATCGACGAATGGCAGGACCGCGATGGCAGCGTGCAGAGGCGCGACGCCAATTCCGACCTGGGCGGCACCATGCGCCTGGGCGCGCAAAGTTCGGATGTGAAACCGGGCACGCTGGCGCACAAGATCTACGGCGCAGTGGTCACCGAACGCCACCGCCACCGCTACGAAGCCAACGAGAAGTACCTGGACACGCTGCAGAAGTCCGGCCTGGTCATCTCGGCCATCACCCAGCGCGAGAAGCTGACCGAAATGGTGGAACTGCCCCAAGGCCAGCATCCCTGGTTCGTGGGCGTGCAGTTCCACCCCGAGTTCAAGAGCACGCCCTGGGACGGCCACCCGCTGTTCATCAGCTACATCGAAGCGGCGCTGAAGCACAAGCATGAACGGGAAGGCGCCGTTCAAAAGGTCGCCGCATGA
- a CDS encoding 3-deoxy-8-phosphooctulonate synthase (PFAM: DAHP synthetase I family~TIGRFAM: 3-deoxy-8-phosphooctulonate synthase): MKLCGFDVGLNRPFFLIAGPCVVESEQLQMDVAGRLKEMTSALGIPFIFKSSYDKANRSSGSSFRGPGMERGLEILAKVKRTLNVPLLTDVHDESQIAAVSKVVDVLQTPAFLCRQTDFIRAVAQSGLPVNIKKGQFLAPGDMKNVIQKARDAAREAGLSEDRFTACERGASFGYNNLVSDMRSLAIMRDTGAPVVFDATHSVQLPGGHGTSSGGQREFVPVLSRAAVAVGVAGLFMETHPDPANALSDGPNAVPLKHMRALLEQLLALDRVVKAQPLLENDFSC, translated from the coding sequence ATGAAACTGTGTGGCTTCGATGTCGGGCTGAACAGGCCCTTCTTCCTGATCGCCGGCCCCTGCGTGGTGGAAAGCGAGCAGTTGCAGATGGACGTGGCCGGGCGCCTGAAGGAAATGACGTCCGCGCTGGGCATTCCCTTCATCTTCAAGAGCAGCTACGACAAGGCCAACCGCAGCAGCGGCAGCAGCTTCCGCGGCCCGGGCATGGAACGCGGCCTGGAGATCCTGGCCAAGGTGAAGCGCACACTGAACGTGCCGCTGCTCACCGACGTGCACGACGAATCGCAGATCGCCGCCGTCTCGAAGGTGGTGGACGTGCTGCAGACCCCGGCCTTCCTGTGCCGCCAGACCGACTTCATCCGCGCCGTGGCGCAAAGCGGCCTGCCGGTGAACATCAAGAAGGGCCAGTTCCTGGCGCCGGGCGACATGAAGAACGTGATCCAGAAGGCCCGCGACGCGGCGCGCGAGGCCGGCCTGTCGGAAGACCGCTTCACGGCCTGTGAACGCGGCGCCAGCTTCGGCTACAACAACCTGGTGAGCGACATGCGCAGCCTGGCCATCATGCGCGACACCGGCGCGCCGGTGGTGTTTGACGCCACCCACAGCGTGCAGCTGCCCGGTGGCCATGGCACCAGCAGCGGCGGCCAGCGCGAATTCGTGCCCGTGCTGTCGCGCGCCGCGGTGGCCGTGGGCGTGGCCGGCCTGTTCATGGAAACCCACCCGGACCCGGCCAACGCGCTGTCCGACGGGCCCAATGCCGTGCCGCTGAAGCACATGCGGGCCTTGCTGGAGCAGTTGCTGGCGTTGGACCGCGTGGTCAAGGCGCAGCCGCTGCTGGAGAATGACTTTTCCTGCTGA
- a CDS encoding hypothetical protein (PFAM: Protein of unknown function (DUF1330)), with translation MSTPAYVIVDMKVSDPEQYKQYMAAAPAAVKAFGGEYLVRGGKFEVLEGQWTPARVAMLRFPSFEQAKAFYDDAQYTAARAKRTGATEFFNMVLVEGVAAPV, from the coding sequence ATGAGCACACCCGCCTACGTGATCGTCGACATGAAGGTCAGCGACCCCGAGCAGTACAAGCAGTACATGGCCGCCGCGCCCGCCGCGGTGAAGGCCTTCGGCGGCGAATACCTGGTGCGCGGCGGCAAGTTTGAAGTGCTGGAAGGCCAGTGGACGCCGGCCCGCGTGGCCATGCTGCGGTTCCCCAGTTTCGAACAAGCCAAGGCCTTCTACGACGACGCGCAATACACCGCCGCGCGTGCCAAGCGCACCGGCGCCACCGAATTCTTCAACATGGTCCTGGTCGAGGGCGTGGCCGCCCCGGTCTGA